Within Spinacia oleracea cultivar Varoflay chromosome 4, BTI_SOV_V1, whole genome shotgun sequence, the genomic segment TAATGTCTTACGAATTGTAAAGGGTGCTTCGTTTTAGGACATCCTATATAGACGATGTAGATTTGCATAACAAAGTAGTAGAATCAAGTTCAGAATTCATAGTTTGATCTCAGTGATTGAAATCTTGCTTTTGCCTTTTGTGTGTTCAGAATTCCCTTGCCAAAATGGACAGTGGAAGAACTGCAAAAGGATCCCGATCTGGCATATACCGATCAATGGGGAAGAAGAAACTTCGAATACATATCACTCGGTGTTGATACCCTTCCAGTCTTGAAGGGCCGAACACCAGTTCAATGTTATGCTGACTTTATGCGCGCTTTCAGAGATCAGTTTCAACACCTCCTCGGCGATACTATTGTGGTAAGATTGTGTTTTTAAGCACCAAATAATATCCAAGGCctattttatttgtatttgttTTACTTAGACAAAACCTTATGCTTGAACAGGAAATACAAGTAGGGATGGGTCCGGCTGGTGAGCTACGTTACCCTTCTTACCCTGAACAAGATGGGATATGGAAGTTCCCTGGAATCGGAGCCTTCCAGTGCTTTGACAAGGTATACTTTCCTCCTTTTCGTTCGAGTCTTTTGAGCCTGTTAGAATATGTCTTGAATCTGTTAAAGTACCCTTCGAACAAGCCAACACGGGGATATGTAATCTGTATTTCTTTCTTAAGATCAATAAGGCTCTGTTCTgatcgacttattttgacttacttcaaacaaataagttcagttaagtttagataatataagttcagaaatgTTTTTTCCATAcattcacacacaaataagtttgtttcagacaaaataagttttattgagataagataagttcagttaagttcactAAAGCCTTCATCTCCTCTGCATGTGGATCGCGAACGTACGTAGTGAACCTCGTTAAGTGTCTATGTGTTTTGCATTCTTAATTATCTTTCTTGCACGTGTTCTAAGAGCCTTTAGCCATATAATCTCTAATATGGGTTCAATTAATATAATTGTATTATCCCCTAATTGGTTTGTTTGCTGCTATGCAGTACATGATGAGCAGCTTAAAGGCAGCTGCAGAAGCTGCTGGTAAACAAGAATGGGGTCATTCGGGTCCAACTGATGCCGGCGAGTACAACAACTGGCCCGAAGACACCCCGTTCTTCCGTAAGGAAGGCGGAGGCTGGAACAGTGAATACGGCGACTTCTTCCTCACTTGGTACTCCCAAATGCTATTAGATCACGGCGATCGGATCCTCTCTGCAACCACTGAAATCTTCAAGGACACCGGAGTCAAGATCTCGGTAAAAGTTGCTGGTATTCACTGGCATTACGGTACCCGTTCCCACGCCCCGGAGCTAACAGCCGGGTACTACAACACCCGGTTCCGTGACGGGTACCTACCCATAGCCCAGATGTTGGCCCGTCACAATGCGGTTTTCAACTTCACTTGCATCGAGATGCGTGATCAAGAGCAGCCGCAAGATGCACAATGTGCGCCGGAGAAGCTCGTGAGGCAAGTGGTTTCGGCCACTCAAGAAGCTGGAATCCCGTTAGCCGGGGAGAATGCACTACCACGATATGAtgaacacgcacacgagcagaTTTTGAAGGCGTCCGCTTTGGAGGTGGATGAGAATTCGGGGGATAGAGAAATGTGCGCATTCACGTACTTGAGGATGAACCCGGATTTGTTCCAGGCTGATAACTGGAGGAAGTTTGTGGCGTTTGTGAAGGTGATGAGAGAAGGCAAAGACGCGAATAAATGCTGGGAGCAAGTCGAGAGAGAGGCCGAGCATTTTGTGCATGTTACGCAGCCTCTCGTTCAAGAGGCTGCCGTTGCTCTCATGCACTAGGCCCGATGCAACCCGGCCTGGCCCGGAGCGGACCAAAGCGACCCGACCGGGGC encodes:
- the LOC110801198 gene encoding beta-amylase 1, chloroplastic; this translates as MAMSLAHQIGAISGTPITVETTTTNTGDSSSTLNASAVWKSPAPLKCKVSRPSGDLSDMLSPPVSPCRSPMRADLTAACQAFATVAEPETAAEKEYRFGGEGVKEKEAKGVPVFVMMPLDSVKMDNAVNRRKAMNASLQALKSAGVEGIMMDVWWGLVERENPGEYNWGGYMDLMEMAKKHGLKVQAVMSFHQCGGNVGDSVTIPLPKWTVEELQKDPDLAYTDQWGRRNFEYISLGVDTLPVLKGRTPVQCYADFMRAFRDQFQHLLGDTIVEIQVGMGPAGELRYPSYPEQDGIWKFPGIGAFQCFDKYMMSSLKAAAEAAGKQEWGHSGPTDAGEYNNWPEDTPFFRKEGGGWNSEYGDFFLTWYSQMLLDHGDRILSATTEIFKDTGVKISVKVAGIHWHYGTRSHAPELTAGYYNTRFRDGYLPIAQMLARHNAVFNFTCIEMRDQEQPQDAQCAPEKLVRQVVSATQEAGIPLAGENALPRYDEHAHEQILKASALEVDENSGDREMCAFTYLRMNPDLFQADNWRKFVAFVKVMREGKDANKCWEQVEREAEHFVHVTQPLVQEAAVALMH